The following is a genomic window from Conexivisphaerales archaeon.
AGAAGTCAGAAGCCTGGCAGAGATTTTGGGCGTAAATAGAAGGATAATACAGAAACAGAGCAGTCCCAGGCTTTGGGAGTCTCACACTGCTGAAGATGAGCTTGGAATGGCTTATTCAAAGATAGACAAAGTTCTATCACTGTATTTTGATATGAAGCTTCCTCTCGATGAAGCAGCATCAAGAGCCATGGTTGAGGAGTCTAAGGCTGAAGGGCTTATTGTAAGACATCAGAGGACAGAGCACAAGAGGAATATACCTAGGATTTGCAAAATCAGATGAATCGTCGAAACAGCTGGGGAAAACATTAATATAATGCATGGAAGAATCGGTGAATATAGCAAAGTGATTTACTAATTGTCTATGCCAGCTGATGATTCTAACGCCAAACTTGTTAGAGCTATTATGCAGGTTGGCCCTGGAAATTTCTCCCTTTTGTCAAGGTTAACGGGAATACCATCGGAAACAGTAAGATACAAAATAAAAAACCAACTGTTAAAGAAAGGAATAAACATTCATGCAATAGTCGATACATCAAAACTGGGCCTTCAGAGAACCATAGTTCAGATGAGATTCACTGAGAAATATCATCCGATTTCGAAGCCTATTTTGCAGGCATTACATGAATTATCATATCTTACTTACTACTCGGGCGAATTGATGACAAGACAATATTATACCATGTTTCAGGTGCCCATACAGTTCAAGAGTGAATTTACCGAATTTCTGGATGCAATGGTCAACTTTGAAATGCTTGAATACTACCATATAAGACCAATAAATTGGATTAATTACATTTCTTTCAGGCCTGAATTTTTTGATTTACAGAAAGGAAGGTGGGATATTGATTGGCAAAGTGTAAAGTTGACGGAGGATATACCGAGAATTACCCCGATAACATATCCATTAGTGGGTTTTGATTACCACGACCTCCTCATAGCGTCGAAATTAACTGTTGATGCATTAGCTACTATCGCAGACATGTCGAGAAACTTGGGGATCAATGTAAAAACTTTACAGTATCACTATACAAAGCATCTCTTGGATAAGCAGATGATAGCCAAGTACGTAGTAAGATGGATGGGAGACTTGGAATCAACTAGAAAGCATAGAATCATATTTGGGAGGTTATACGCTAACGACCTTTCTAGAGGTGAACTAGACTTACTGCGCAAATTAGTGTACAGTATCCCATTCTCATGGAGTGAGATCATTACTGAGAATAGACAGTTGTTTGTGTCAGAGATTTGTATACCAGTCGAACATCTTGTCTATGTCCAGTACTTTATCAACAACTCTTTGGGTGAGCTTGCAAGCCGTGTGGAGCTAAGAACAATAGACTCGACATCATCGATGGCATTTACGACCCCAACAAGCCAATTTGACCAGGTAACACAGAGCTGGAGATACGAACTAAGTCAAAACATAGCAAGGTTAGAAAAATTACAAGAAGTATACAGATAAGATACATTTTCTAATATAATAAAATCAATAAAAGTGATTCTATAAAGCTTCTTAACCGAGACTAACTACTCCACCTACTGCCTCTAGGATTATGGGAGAGACTCCTAAAATCGCTAGGACAGCTATTGGAGCAATCTCCTTAGCTACCATCTTGACTTTCTCCATTTTTATTTCCTCCTAATGGTGAAACCTTTTCCAGGTCGTTTTAAATATATCAGTTTCGCATTTAATATTACTTTTTGCTGCTATTTTTCTGAGCAAATAGAAGAAGTACGACCATTTTCAGTACAATCTGGCAAGAAGATTACTACTTTACTATATTCTGCCCTAGATAGTTGTTATTGTGAATGTTGTTGTCACAACTCTATTAAATGCTTAATGGAAAATCTGTCAATATTTTCCATAAAATTCAAACATATAGTGGTGAGCTTCAATTATAGACTCCTCAGGTCAGACTTCTAATCTTCTAGAACTCTTTGCAACAGCTACAACAGCCCTCTAGAGTTCCCCCCGTTAAATACTGACTTGGCATAAGATTGCAACAGGTGACGCGGTAAAAATGAACAAAAAATACGCAACGTTCGCCTTGGCTCTTAGTGCTCTAGTTGCACTATCGATCTTCGCATCACTGGGCAATGCAGTGGTTCTTGCCGATAGTCAGGACAACGAGGACGCTGGCAAGGGAAGCATCGACTCACTGTATCACCAACACTTCAGCCTGGGGGAGCTGAGTGCAGAAGGTAATTCTGCTGTCTTCCTCTCTACCTCTCAGTCTACAAGTGGCAACGTTATGACTAGAACTCTATTCGGTGTCTTCGCAAGTGCTGAAGATGTTCCAACTCTTGCAGTAGCACTTATGAACGAAACAATCACTGGCAGTGGAGATGGCAGAAACGCATCGTTCACCTGGGCAGTAGGCGGGATAAAGGCACTTGGTGTCTTCGAGTACAATGATACAGCAAAGACAGGAGTATACAACCGGTCAGTAGATGGTCAACCCCTCAGTCAGATAAACTTCGATGAGATGGACTGGACACTGAACACAAAGCAGGTAACGCTGTCTAACGGAGTGCAGGGCTACCTAGTAAACATAACAGGCACAAAGGGAAGTTTTGTCTTCGGAATGAGTGCAGTTGTTTATAACACAGGTGTAGTTGTTGCAGGAACCCAGCTTCTCCCTACACAGGTGAAGGTGAACTTTACAATCCAGAACTATCCATTTGTAAGCAGTAGCAGCAGACTTGGTCTATTACTATCCTACGGCGGCCAGCAACACTTTGGCAGCATAACCAACGTCATAACAAAGACAGTAACCGGTTCAGGCGAAGACCAAGTAGAGACAATCAACAGACAGACGACAGCAACAGTATCTAAGGGAGCATTCGCATACTTCTACTGGAACACAAACGCAGTGGTTGATGGAGTTAGTCAGCCTGTCAAGTCGGAGCAGTTGAGCAATGGGACATTCGCAAGAATAATCCTCAACTATCCACAAGGAAAATCGATAGTTCATGACCCGATACTTGGCGCAGGTACTGGCCTACCAAGTCAGATCCCAACACTTCCATCCCTTGGCGGAGCAACTTCAGCAATGTCGCTCGACCTCTATCTGATCGCAGGTTCCATAGTAATCATAGCACTGGTTTCAGCCCTTGCAATAGCTGCAAGAAGAAAGCTGATAGAGCCAAGACTGATGATGTAAATCATCAGCATTTTTTATTTTTATTATCATATTTCTTTATATCGTTGATTATAAAATATGATTTAGCCTTGCCAAAAGTACCATTTATTGCTGGTTTTGTCAAAGTCTTTATTGGGTACCTTGTTTTTACAACCATCGAGGGTAAGAATTAGTGTTGCCGTGGGTCTGCAGGGCGTGTGGAGAGGAGTTCGAGACCAGGGAGCTGGCCTTCGAGCACCTGCTGAGAAAGCACCATGGCCAGAAGTGGAAGGGAATGATCAAACAGGTAAAATCCACAAAGGGAGAAGTTCCTCTGGACCTTTACCTGAGATGATAGTTATACCTGCTGCTGGTAAACAAGAAGGAAGAATGTAATGGTTGATACTACGAAGTAAATCAGCTGTATGAGGAGAGACCTTTCCAGTCTGAACCCGAACTGACTTGAGAAATATCCCGAACCAATTATTATTGAAGCTAGCTGCATGACTATCAGCAAAACATCTACCCCCTGAGAAAGATGCAGGAAAAAGGCCAACCCCACGAAGATGTATGGTAGATAGACGAGCGAAGAAGAGAAAAAGCTGCCAATACTGACAAATCTCCTGCCGCTCAGCAGCGCAGCCAAGAGGGAGTATATGTAAAAACTCAATACAGCCGAAGGAAACGAGATTAGAGACAAAAGGAATCCCTGGTTTGCATAAGTGTTCATCAGCAGAAGGCTGTGACTGGAGTATGCAAATAGGTAGGAGCCTACCACTATTATGACCACAAAGGAGACCGCTGACAGAACATTCCTTGAGCTGAGCCTTGTGAAGATCCATGCAGGAACGAGCGAAGTGCTCCTGGCCTCTTTTGGTATCGGCAGGCCCTCCTTCTGAGCCATATCCGAATAGAATTTTATTCCTTCTTTTGTAAGAGTGTACTTCTTGTCATGGTTCTGACTTATCAGGTCTGAAAGTACATCAAGATGATAATACAATGTACCCACAGGCAATCCAGTTTCTTCCCTCAGCTGGGAGAATGACAGACTCTGCTTTTCGCCGAGCAGTTCTATCAGTCTCTTTCTTACGGGATGCCCGAGTACCCTGACTTCTGCAGAAGCATCCTTGACTGAGGGCATATATCAGGCCTTGCCGGGCACGGTATTATAACCGATTCGACATTGTATATGACAGTTTTGATTATCAAATTTGGTCGAATTCATCATTTCCTCTTTTTATCAGAGTCAGTCAGGAGAATTAATACTGTTAGCGTCAGCTAAGTTTTGAACGTATGTTAGCAAAGTCTGTTTCCTGCATGTGTGAAAGATAAAACATTGAATGCTATGCCCTTTGAAGCAGGATCGCGAAACCTTGACCCCCACCTACACATAGGGTTGCCATACCGTATTCTTTCCCTGTATCAGCAAGCTGCCTTGACAGGGTTCCGACAAGCCTGGCACCAGAAGCTCCCAATGGATGACCTATTGCTATCGCGCCACCATTTACATTAACTATGCTTCTGTCAATACCAAGTTCCCTCATAGCATAAAGTACTACTACTGCAAAGGCTTCGTTTATCTCCCACAGGTCTATTTTATCAACACTAAGATTAGCCTTCTGCAGAGCTTTTCTGCTTGCTGGTACAGGCCCTTTACCCATAACGCTCGGCTCCACCCCAGCCCATCCCATCGAAACTATCTTCGCCAACGGCTTAACCCCGTATTCCTTCACCTTTTCTTCGGACATCAGCATAACCAGCGAAGCTCCTGCGTTGAGTGGTGATGAATTGCCTGCAGTTATGATTCCGTCTGACTTAAAAGCTGGAGGTAACTTCGAAAGCTGCTCCAGGCTTGTATCTCTTCTTATGCTCTGGTCTGTTTCAACAATCAATTCCTTCCCCTGATGCTCCACCTTCATCGGGAGCAACTCTTTCCTCAGCCAGCCATTGTCCGTGCTTGCTGATGCTCTTTTGTGGGATTCCAGAGAATATGCGTCCATATCTTCTCTCTTTATCCCTGCTTCTTGAGCAAGCTTTTCAGCTGTCAAACCCATCACGTATCCGATATTCATCTGGTACTTCATGTATTCAGGTCTCGTCAGAAGCCTGATGTTTGGAGCGATGTGAGGGTTGTTGCTCATAGGAACATGAGTCATATGCTCCATCCCTCCCGCAAAAACTATGCCTGAATTTTCAGTCATTATCTCCATCGCACCTATTGCCACTGCATTCATCGAGGATGCGCAGGCTCTGTCTATGGCCATCGATGGCACGCTCGCTGGCAGGTTGGCAAGCAGGACGGGATGTCTCCCTCCATAAAGCCAGTTCTCATCTACCTGCAGAGCGCAGCCTGTGATCACATCATCTATCTCTTCTGCTCTTATGCTATTTCTCGTGATTAAAGCAGTTATCAGCTGAGATAATGCCTGGTCCATCCTTATCGAATTGTAGACATCTTTTTCAGGCTCACTCGGCCTTGACCTGGAGAAAGGGATCCTCAGATAATCTACCACGTAAGCTGTTTTCACATATGAATTTGAGTTTCCAGCAGAAATATCTGGCATAAGTTTCACCTGCCCTTAAAGACTGCCTGCCTCTTCTGCAGAAATGCGCTTATTCCTTCCTTCAGATCCTCGGTACCATACAAAGCACCCATCGCCATAGCCTCTGCTGCAAGACCATCATCGAGCGATGTTTCAGACGCTATTGAAAGCAACCTCTTACCTAGTCTGACAGAAGCTGGCGCAAGCTTCAGCGATAACTCTTTTGCTGCCTCGATGGCAAACGCCTCAGCATCGGAATCCTGGACCAGTGTATGGGCAAGTCCTATCTCCAGAGCCTCCTTACCGTCTATCCTTTCCCCTGTCAGTACCAGCCTTGCTGCCTTTGCAAGACCGAGAAGTTTTACAGACCTCTGTGTACCCGACCACCCTGGCACAAGGCCAAGCCTCACCTCAGGGAACCCTATACTGCAATCCTGCGAAGCTATCCTAAGGTCACATGATAATGCCAATTCAAGCCCGCCTCCCAGTACATTCCCCTTCATTACGGCTATTGTCAGCTGAGGCAGATTCTTTATCATCTGCATAGTCATCTGCCCTTTCCTTGAAAATTCAACGAAATCTATCGAACTTGCAAAGAACTGGGAAACATCAGCCCCTGCAGAAAGGTCTTTACCTCTGCCCGTGAAGACAACTACCCTGACCTCTTTATCTTCTTCAAGGTTCTTGCAGGCTCTTGCTATCCCATCGAGCATTTCTCCGTTTATCAAGTTGTGAGATCCTCTAGCCAGCCTTACAACAGCCACCTGAGGGGTTGGCCTTTCAACTGTAACCACTTCCTCAGCTGCAATTTCTGCAGCCTTCTCAGCTTTTTTCACTTCAGCCTGTTTGGCCATCTGCTGAGGTATGGCTAATCTGCCCTCCACTGCTTCTCTCAGTTTGCCTTCTCTTATCGCTGCAGTTGGATAAAAGACCTTGCACTCGAACCTTTCAGCAAGCTCCTGAAGCTTTGAAGCAATCTCCTGCGAAGTATAGCTCTTTGCAACAGAAATGGGTCCAAAAGGTCTGTTCATCCCCAGCACAACGGCCTTCTCTATGTCATCAGGCCTTGCAACCCCTTCCTCGATCAGTTTGACAGCCTCGTTTATCTCGATTGCGAACAGATCAAGGACCGAGACCTTATCTGTTGGCTCAGCCTGAGGTATCTTCGCCCTTCCCTCTACCCATTCGTAGAAGCCCTTGCCAGTCTTCCTGCCCAGTCTCTGCTCCTGAACCATTCTTTGCAGTGTTTCGAACCTGGCATAATCTTTTGAAACCGTATCTGCAAAGTATTTCAGAGAATCGTAGGCTATGTCTATTCCTACGAAGTCAAGAAGTTCATAGGGGCCCATCGGCAGACCCTGGGACTTTGCAAAAGCATCAACCTCCTCCGGCTTTGCCAGTGATTTGTCCAGTATGATGGAGAAGAGAAGTACATCAGCAGCATTTATCCTGTTCACTATGAAGCCTGGAGAATCCTTTAGAACCCTTACAGGTGTCTTGCCTATCCTTCTGCAGACCTCTTCAAGAGTCTTTAGCACCTCTTCTTCTGTAAAAGCTGATGGTATAATCTCAACAAGCTTCATCGAAACTGGAGGGTTGAAAAAGTGAAGTCCTGCAAATTTGTCTGGCCTCTTTGTTGCGTTTGCAATATCTGTTATCCTTATGTTTGAAGTGTTTGTCGCAAAGATTGCTTCTGGCTTGGCATGGTTCTCCAGCTCTGAAAACACCCCTATCTTCAGCTCTATCCTTTCGGGCACAGCTTCTATCACAAGCTCTGCCGCCTTTACAGCTTCTTGCATGTTACCTGTAAATACTATCCTGTTGAAAGCCTGCTCAGCATCTTCAGCCTTAAGTCTGCCCCTCTCCACCTGCCTGGCAAGGCTCGCCTTTACTCTCTCTTTCGCCTTTTCAAGTGCTTCTGGGTACTTGTCCATCAGGCTTACCTGAAAGCCGTATGTGGCAAAGACCTGAGCTATTCCATGGCCCATTTCACCTGCACCTATAACCGCTACATTTGTTATATCAACCAAAACTGGTCACTGCAGCAGCTTAGCAATCTCATCTTTATAACCGATTTTCATAACTCAGCATAAGCTGACATGATGCAATAAAAAAGAAGTTGTGTTATACCTATTTCTTAACTCTGAGCTGCTGGTGCAGGCTGAACAGCCACTTCTTTCGGAGCCCTTCTTGGGATTATGGCGCTGAGTACTACAGTCACTAGCAGGTTAAGGCCCAATGAGAGTACAGAGATGTAAAGAGAGCCAAACGGTGTGCTGTAAAGAGATGAGTTCAGGCCTGTGAATTTGGGAGTACCGAATCCGTTTGCCACAAGCACCATGTACAGCCCAGAAAGTATTCCAGCTATCAGTCCTGCTGTAAGTGCCTCCTTCTTGAACCATCTTATGTAAAGACCCATGAACAGAGCAGGGAAAAGTTGAGCTATCAGAATCCCTCCGAACAGCTGAAGCTGAATTGCATAGGTTGACTGGACAGTGAAGACGAAACCAAGAGCTATGAATTTGAATATAGCTGAAGCCCACTTTGCTATTCTTGTCTCTGAAGCTGCAGAGAGGTTCGGCTTGAACTCCTTGATTATGTTTCTTGTGAGAAGGTTCGCCTGAGCAATAGCCATTATCGCTGCAGGCACAAGTCCTCCGACAAATATTGCAAGCAGAGCAACGCCAGCAAACCAGCTTGGCACTGTGCTG
Proteins encoded in this region:
- a CDS encoding helix-turn-helix domain-containing protein, which produces MPSVKDASAEVRVLGHPVRKRLIELLGEKQSLSFSQLREETGLPVGTLYYHLDVLSDLISQNHDKKYTLTKEGIKFYSDMAQKEGLPIPKEARSTSLVPAWIFTRLSSRNVLSAVSFVVIIVVGSYLFAYSSHSLLLMNTYANQGFLLSLISFPSAVLSFYIYSLLAALLSGRRFVSIGSFFSSSLVYLPYIFVGLAFFLHLSQGVDVLLIVMQLASIIIGSGYFSSQFGFRLERSLLIQLIYFVVSTITFFLLVYQQQV
- a CDS encoding acetyl-CoA C-acetyltransferase, translating into MPDISAGNSNSYVKTAYVVDYLRIPFSRSRPSEPEKDVYNSIRMDQALSQLITALITRNSIRAEEIDDVITGCALQVDENWLYGGRHPVLLANLPASVPSMAIDRACASSMNAVAIGAMEIMTENSGIVFAGGMEHMTHVPMSNNPHIAPNIRLLTRPEYMKYQMNIGYVMGLTAEKLAQEAGIKREDMDAYSLESHKRASASTDNGWLRKELLPMKVEHQGKELIVETDQSIRRDTSLEQLSKLPPAFKSDGIITAGNSSPLNAGASLVMLMSEEKVKEYGVKPLAKIVSMGWAGVEPSVMGKGPVPASRKALQKANLSVDKIDLWEINEAFAVVVLYAMRELGIDRSIVNVNGGAIAIGHPLGASGARLVGTLSRQLADTGKEYGMATLCVGGGQGFAILLQRA
- a CDS encoding 3-hydroxyacyl-CoA dehydrogenase/enoyl-CoA hydratase family protein is translated as MVDITNVAVIGAGEMGHGIAQVFATYGFQVSLMDKYPEALEKAKERVKASLARQVERGRLKAEDAEQAFNRIVFTGNMQEAVKAAELVIEAVPERIELKIGVFSELENHAKPEAIFATNTSNIRITDIANATKRPDKFAGLHFFNPPVSMKLVEIIPSAFTEEEVLKTLEEVCRRIGKTPVRVLKDSPGFIVNRINAADVLLFSIILDKSLAKPEEVDAFAKSQGLPMGPYELLDFVGIDIAYDSLKYFADTVSKDYARFETLQRMVQEQRLGRKTGKGFYEWVEGRAKIPQAEPTDKVSVLDLFAIEINEAVKLIEEGVARPDDIEKAVVLGMNRPFGPISVAKSYTSQEIASKLQELAERFECKVFYPTAAIREGKLREAVEGRLAIPQQMAKQAEVKKAEKAAEIAAEEVVTVERPTPQVAVVRLARGSHNLINGEMLDGIARACKNLEEDKEVRVVVFTGRGKDLSAGADVSQFFASSIDFVEFSRKGQMTMQMIKNLPQLTIAVMKGNVLGGGLELALSCDLRIASQDCSIGFPEVRLGLVPGWSGTQRSVKLLGLAKAARLVLTGERIDGKEALEIGLAHTLVQDSDAEAFAIEAAKELSLKLAPASVRLGKRLLSIASETSLDDGLAAEAMAMGALYGTEDLKEGISAFLQKRQAVFKGR